The following is a genomic window from Mycteria americana isolate JAX WOST 10 ecotype Jacksonville Zoo and Gardens chromosome 14, USCA_MyAme_1.0, whole genome shotgun sequence.
tataaacTGAAACATAGTTGTATGATGTTAAGGTGTCTCTATATTCTTCATAATTAAATGAAAGCAGCAGTGACATGAaatacttttgggaaaaaatgtaaCTTTCTGTAGCACAATGTAACTTGCATTGTCAAGAGTTATTTCCTGTGAGTTATGCCCATGGTATCTTAACTGGCGACATACTTTCTATCCAAATTCTGTAAAAGGAAATGCGTTTTTAATATGCATTGGGCAAGAGGTTAAACTCGGATGTCAACTGTCCTATGTAACTTGAGCTGGAATTTATTGAAACTGATTAtattgagggaaaaaaacccacaacaacaggCTTCTAAATCATTGCAGGTGTCTGGCTTATTAGGAGTCAGTCTAAATAACAATCAGCAGCTAAATGAAACCCTTATGCTGTGCTTTGTAAGAACATCTCTACGTGGCATGTTACAGAAGGGGTACTATCTGTGCTGTTGGGCAATGAAAGCCCCaaaaagctgctgcagctgaggagTAGCTTGGCTTTAATTAGCAGCTGCTACCTACTCGGGTGTTACAGGAGCAAGAGCTGCCTGAACCTCCTTGACTGCGCTTCTGTCCAGCCCTGTAATCATACCTGTAttctgctgcagagaaagctggTACGCTCTGTTCTGCAGACTGTGGCCTCCTCGTGGTTGCTGGATTCTTTTCAGCTTGTATTGAACCTCTGATTCCTTACAAAGGAACAGAACAGCATTGCTAGAGCATCTCCCAAGAATCTGTGGCTCCTCACCTGGTGGGAATGACCTATAAAGCTGAGACTTGTACAgaatttctgcattaaaatgcatGCAAGTGTACAAAAATGAGTTGCTGCTCCTTGTTAACAGAAGTTACTTCTAGTGATATGGGAAAACGGCAGTGTTAAAAGCACTGTAATAGCAAATTTGTTTCTACTGCAAGCCTTCTCtagaaactgaaaagtaaaatggAAGAATTAGTTTCTTGCTTGGTGATTTTTTTGGAATGTGTTATAAAAATTTGAATATAATTGATGCAGTGTTCACTGAGGCTGCCTAGATTGTATTGATTTAAGGTTTACTCTTACAAAACACTTAACACAACACAAAGGAATCTTGTCTCCTTTGCTTAAATTGTTCAAAACCTTGCGTTTGGTACAGCCTTGCAAAATGTAAGTTCTTGGATAGGTGACAGTGAAACTGattttgttgggggaaaaaaaatgtatatttactatctcaaaaaggaagaaaaaacccaacccaaaatgaaccccaaacccaacagccTTTCTAGAtaaattaaaatttgttaaaatagaaaatccaTTAAAATTTTGCATATTAATTATGCTGGATTATGTAAGATTACAGTTGAGTGGCTTAATTCCATAAATACTTGTAGGGGATCAATAATTGGAGTGGCCACGGAAAGCTGGTCCATGCTGTAGCTTCCACTGTGGCTCGTACGAGTAGAAATGTTTGCAGCTGCTCTTGGTGGAACATAGGTAGAAAGTTTCTGTACTGTAGATAGAACTGATTTTCTCAGTCAGGTGATTGCCTTGACTAGGACCCTCCTCTGCTGTCTTTAACTTCAACGAAGGAAGGATCAAGGGTTAGAGGAGTGTTTCCTACTGCTTTGTTTACCTTTCAGATAACATGGATTCGGGGACAGCACTGTATCAATATTCTTGCAGTAGCAGGAACAGCAGAATTTGTACTCGGTGACTAGGAGCTTACTGCCCGGTTGAATCTTTTGAATGCCTTGATCCTGAAATAATTGCTGTGTGTTACTGTCTTTTGTATCTCCCTCACTGACTATATGTGGTGAATAATAGCGAGCCCCTAAACAGTTTATGTTCTGTGGCTCAGTAAAGAGACTCATAAAAGCTGGAGTTGGAGCTTGTTTTTTGAGTTATCCTGTCCAGTCTGTGAGGATGCATGACTGACCTCTGCAACAGATTTTGCTAATCTTTTAATTCAGGGTAATTTTAAATGTATCAGGCAATAAAGTTTCCATAATGTCCCTTCCGAGACCAAATAAGACCTTACTCTAAGGAAGCTTTTCCTGCAATTCaacctagtatttttttttcttctagatgtATTTTCATTATATGCATCAGCATTCACCTTTCCAGTATAAGTGGAAGTTACACTCCCTTTCTGATGGTTAGATTTTCCTAGCTTTCATAGCTGCAGCTTGAGTATCAATTCCCCACTGACTTAACATTAATAGGTGATTGGCAAATATAAAAAGATGAGGATACccaattatattttaaacatttactaTTAAAGCTGGCGTTTGGAAAAGGTCGTTTCCTTTTGGTGAACCCCCATGTTGTACCTTAGagtgtatttttactttttcctctgtttctggaATGTTTTTTAGCAGTATATTTTATCCAGTATTTAACTTCATGAAGAGAAGAGGAATTcggctttttccatttttattcctaTGTATCTTCACActttcaaaatgaagcatttcccTCCTAAAATGGTATTATGAAGGGGAAATACAGACTTTCAGCTTGATACAATTGCATTTTGGTTGTATGCGGAGGTAGCTGGATTAGTACTAATACCTTTCCCTCTCTGAAAAGGCTCTGTACGATTCGATGCATGCAGTAGGACGCAGGGGATCTCGCACTTCGCAGTGTTACcgcatatttttttccattttcctctaaCCTGTGAAACTGTAAAACCCCTGATCTACTCGCGTGTTTCCTGAAACTCGGGTCAAACGCGGAGGCCTGGCACAAGGAGCTTTTTCCAGCGCAGGCCCGGAGGACCCCGCCGTTACACACGCGTGTTCTGCGGGGGAACCCCGAGGCGAACGCCCCGCACATCGCAGAGCCGCGGGCGCCggtcccgccgcggggctgcgagGGGCCGCAGCACGGGAGGGCCCTCTCGGAAGGGGTCGggccgcctcccctccgccgcaTCCGGGtcccgcgccccgcccggcccggcgcgtTGCCCGCCTGCGgtgcccggcgcggccgccgggggccgcccgcgccgccgtgGTgcccgccccgcggagccggcgCCGGGCGCCGGGGCGGAGCCGTGCGGACGGGCCGGAGCCGTGcggacgggccgggccgggccgggccgagccgagccgggggCAGGAAGATGGCGAACGTGCAGCTGGAGTTCCAGGCCAGCGCGGGCGAGGCGGACCCGCAGAGCCGCCCGCTGCTCGTCCTGGGCCAGCTCCACAACCTCCACCGCCTGCCCTGGGCCCAGCTGCGGGGCAAGCTGCAGCCGCGGGTCACCGAGGAGGTgaggccgggccgcggcgggagcgcgcTGTCCCCGTTCCCCCTACGCACAGCCCCtgaggcggcggccccggcgccggtggggggagcgcggcccccgccccggcaccgcccccccgGGGCGCCCGCGGGCCCCCCCGAGGCCGCgtctgcccgccccggccctgaGCGGCCTCGTGgtgcgggggaggcgggggctcgCCCGGCCTGCGGCTGCCTGCGCGGCGCCGGGCCTGCTGCAGCGCGGGGGGCCGGCGCCCGGCCGGGCGGGGAAGGAGCCTGCCggcccggggggagccgggccctgAACCCCAGAGCCGGCGGGCTTTAGTCCGTGAGACCCCCTGGGAGCGGCCCTTAACGGAAAATAAAGGGGAGATGAGCCGGTCCCCGCCGCGCTTAGCGGGCCGGGCTcgggggcggcagcggggtcCGGCAGGAGCCTGTTGCTGCGGCGGGGGGACCCGCGCGGCCCTTCCCCACCCGCGGGTGAAGCACCGCGGCTTCGCTCCCGCACCGCTTGTGCCCCCCTCAGCGGGCGGAAAGTGCTTTGCCCTCCCCTGAGGTGACACGGGGATGTCCGCAATTAACGCGATCGCTGCAGCCCGCCTCGCCTCCTCGGGTGCCGGGCGGCTGAGCCCCGCGCAGAGCGAGCGAGATGGCCgcgcttccccctcccctgcctcgGCTGCCGCGGTGGGATGTGCGGACCTGTTCTTATTTAAGGGAGTTGATGGCTTGTGGTAAAATGATAAATGTTTTGCATCGCGGCTTTTAAGTCGCTAGATGtttggtaggggtttttttgctggacTCCCGAGTGTCTTATGACAATATTTAgccttctttttgtttgtttggtttttttttaaatgaaattgccGTGTGAAACAATAAGTCAGGACTAGTAAATCAATCCGTCTATTTATCACTAGGAAAACTGTCTCAACTTAAAAAGGCTCTGAAGCAGCCTTTGCACTATATGGTgtgtttttaaattgtaattcATATGGCTTAAAAGAGATGCTTGTAATGGAAAGCGCATTCCTATTTTCTGGTTAATAAACAGGCTCGTCgtatttcctgtttcttttcactcTAGAGGTGATTGCATTTAAAAGTGTGTGCACAATTTCTTTGTATCCAACACCTAAAATCCTGTAACTAAAGAGTGCCTCAGTATCGTGGGaatgagatggaaagaaaagtcTGATACAGttctttaaattcttcttttctccccagaTATGGCAATCCGCTTTAAGCACTCTGAATCCAAACCCCACCGACAGCTGTCCTCTCTACCTGAATTACGCCACTGTGGCTGCTTTGCCTTCCAGGGTCAGCCGACACAATAGTCCATCTGCAGCTCAGTTCATCACCCGCCTGGTTAGAAATTGCCTTCCAGGAGGTGTCAACAGATGTATTGTTGTAAGTGGCTGTTTGAAAATGCTTCTGGTGAAATGTCTCGTCAAGTATTTTCTCAACTTTTCAGGATTTTAGCTGTATCCAAGGAGACTGGAGGTGGGCAAGTTTTACCGATGTAATTATACTGACATTTATAAGTGGTTTTGCACTAACACGTAAACAACACCCAACTAGAATAGCTTATGCTTGCTGAAGCAGTTGGAGGGAATTCAGGTTGCATATGTATGGAATGTCTATGAACTAAGAATATCCATGCAAAGGGAACCAGTAGTGGCTTTTTTCGAACTAGGATTTATGACATTAGGACATGCTTTAGAAGACTGACAGCCTGCGTGCAGGGTGCTATGTCTATATTGCATAACCCATTTAAGGTGCCTTGTTTGTGTTATTCAGTGAGTTTTAAAAGTCTTAATGCAAACTAATGCTCCAATGCTAGTCCTTTACAGGACAAGCTCTTGGACTGCTTTGGTCACCTTCTGTATGAGCCTGATGAATTTGttatttgtttctgtgtcttCCCCAGATTAATTCAGATTTCCACGTTGTTAGAGAAGACTCATACAGTCAGTGTCAGTAACAAAATCTAATTCTACTCTTCACCTGGAAAACTTATTTGCAAGAGTAATAACTCTAcgtaatttttttcccttatagtTAACTTTGAAAATGTTTAGCTAAAACTGCTTTCCGttggtaatttctgtaatgaacttcagaaaaatattctacatGTTAAAAAGCTTTTGGGTTAGTATTAGCCACATTCTCATGTCATTTCtctctttgtttcatttgttttgaacaCATGTTGATGGTTCCCATGCTTTTTTTGGTCTTGATCTGTAGGCTAACCTGTGTTAATTGCACTAGTTATAATGAAAGCAGTCCAGCTCCCTTATAAGGATGTACTAATTCCCACAAAGTCAAGCTCAGCAGTGTAATTAATTTCCATATGGGAAATGAACTGAATCAGTTCAATGTAGTACTGTTCATACTGCCACTCCATCCATGCAAAACATGACGTCTGAGTATGTCTTGATTCAGACATCAGTTATTTCCCACCcaacccctttttctttcccctcttcaccAATACTATGACAGGTAACAGATCCTTCTAAATGTAGTCTTCCACATCCCTAATGTTGTCTGACTTGTTTGTCTCCTGGCTGGTGTTTCAGATGGTCTGCGAGCGGTCTGAAGTCTTCGCTTCTGCTTGTGCGTTGGCCAGGGCTTTCCCGTTGTTCACACATCGGTCCAGTGCATCAAGAcgcacagagaagaaaactgtAACGGTAGAGTTTTTCCTGGTTGGACAAAACAATGGACCAATAGAAGTGGCAACGCTGAAagtaagattttggttttttctgtcatcagttttttccattattccctgaaatatattttatttttttcttcaatttgttGCACGCATGAATACATCTGTCTTAGGCTATATATGGCATAGGTGTTGTATCTAAAGTAATAAATTATCCTAGGTCAAAGTTCCTTGAAATTGATCAGTTCACAGCACCTGTGAGTAGAAATATTCAACGTATTACTGCAGCAAACGCTGAAGAAGTTATTCAGAATTTAGATTTCAGGGGTGGAAAACACCAAACAAGTAAcacaaaatttctcttttctcgTGTTTATCATAGATGCAAATAGTGTATTTTAGCCTTTAATATTACATTGCCTTCGGTATGTGGGCTTCTCACTTTCTTTTACCTGGGCAAAATCTGTATGTGGCTGCGCAGGTGAATATTACAGTGAAGTCACTAAAAGCTGCATATTCTGGGATCACATATGGCCTCTGATATTTCTGTCTGATGTACCTCTTTGGCTGAGTTTTTCTAGCAGAACTGTAGCCAGAAACAAGACCCTAAGAAGTGATACAGCTTGGAGATGAGCTATACATAACAGTTAAATACGTCTGTCATCTTTCAATAGCAGATAATCAAAGACTGTTTCCCTTGTACCTGATGGTTATAGAGAGGAAACTCCACATCAGGTAACTTTTAGTATGCTAGGTCATTCCTCTTCAAGATCCTAACCTAAAAGCTATTCCAAGGTTTGCACTTAAGCTGTTAGGCAACCTCCAATTCAATGCTCTAGGTTCTGTGCTTCAGTACAGATGGACATTCACTTAGCTGATCAGTCAGGTTATAAAAATCCCTTAAAAATGCTGGCAGTGGATTTGACAAAGGATACGGTGTTGCTGCATCTGAAATTCACAGAATTGCAGCTTtagggtttgttggttttttttccagtgtcttttcCTCCACGCTTTGTCCTTACTCTATGAACTGATTTGGCCACAGCAAATGATGCCAGACCAGTTTTGAGGAAAGCGACAAAGACAGACGTGCTAGGAGTACAACTGTTGATCGCTCAATTTTTCCATGCCCTAAATCAGAAAAAACATAACTGGTGTCAAAAATAGTTCCTTCAGATAGGTAGATTCCAAACCACTTGGGTTATTTATAACTAaagaacaaagctgaaattatttctaCCTCCTGTTCTTCCCCTTGATGTCAATGCCAAAACTATTACTGGCTTCCTCCAAGCTAAGTTTTCACCCCTTAAATTCAGCCGGCACCAGACAGCTAATGTAGAGCACAGAAGAGGCATATTGTAGGATTTTTTTCGCTAAACCTCTCCCTCGGCATGTTGCTGTATTTTGCACCTACTGCATTGTCCAGGATATTTTATGGTGAGGACTAGCAGGGATTGTCACAGTTTTACAAGGCAGTTATTAAACGCTGCCATTATCCAGGTTCTCTTGAGTACCCTGGAAGCCAAACCCAGGCACAGCTTATTTTTGTAAGTCATATTGTTTCCCTTGGACTTGACCCTTGGGTTAGAGCACCTCCATTTATCTGTGTGGCCCTAACGATAAATCACTTCAAAACTAGCTTGGCTCCTGAGGAGGTACTTATCCCTTTAGGGAACGTAAAGCAATCAAAAGTAATTGTAGGGAATCGGGCACCATTCCAAAGCAAGCCAAGGTTTATGAGTCTGCTGGGATACGGAACGTATAGAGTCCTTAGGCCAGTCTGGCCAAGCCAGATACCTCAGCACAAATAACTAACCAACGCATCAGATTCCTTTGAAACCCATCCTGACTCACCCTTCTGCTGTGTGTGGTCATCAGTGTAGTGCAGCTACTGGAAAGCTTGAACAAAGTTTCCTCCCACCTAGTCTTTTTGTTTCAAGTTGTTGATTCACAGGACTTAAAAGTTGAAGCTTAGTGTCTGGTGCCCCCGTTGTCCTTTTTGCCAGGAGGATCCTTCTTTAAGGGAACAGCCTCGGGCATGCTCACTGTGGACCATTTTGATTCTGTCCGCTCTTGCTTAGATAAGTTTTTACTCAGTCCAGGTGAGGGTCGGTCCATTTTGCCACAGGAAACAGATCCATGCATGTTTTACACAAATACGAAATATTCCACATTCCCCATGGGCCTCCCGTATAGAATGTCTTATGCTAGTAGTCTTTATTGCACTCAGCCACTCTGCCTGCCATATATAAACTCTGCGGTTTCCCATGTTGTAGATTATGTAATCTCTGCAGGTTTCCAGCCCAGGCAGCCTACAAGCTTGTTGTGACTTCCTGAATTTGCTTCCTCttatctttctttcctccatctCGCATTGCCTTCTTAGTCTCCCTTTGGTAGCAGAGAAGGCTAGTAATTTTGCAATATCAGTTCACTGTGGGAAGAAATACAGTTGCTTagagcacagggaaaaataaCTTAAGCTTAACATATACAAAAAATAATGGTTAGCTTGGTTGATGTTATTTAATACTGTACCACTGCCTGTGATCGGTTGCAGTTAAGCATTAATGTGCTCCAGAGGAACCACACATCTGGTGTAGGCTGCATAGGACTAAATGCAAAGCTATGCagaaaaccacccaaaccaaGGCCAGGTCTCAGGTGTCTTCACTTCTTTTCATAGTGTCTGGCAAGTGCTGCAGAAGGAGTCAGGCTGGCTGCTCGAATTGTGGACACCCCATGCAATGAGATGAACACAGATAACTTCCTGGAGGTAGGTAATACACCTGATGAGTAGCGGTTACTAATTCTAAGTCTAGACTACAGTAATCAAGAACTAGTGTTGCTATCTCTTTGCAAAACCTGTATGTCAGCTGGTGGGAAGCACATCGAAGAATCTGTCCAAGGATGCTGAGGCTATTTCTTTGGCCTTTAATATTTTGTAGAACTTTGATAAGTTGCAAGGAGGCAGAGTGTACAGCTTGGGGTAAGGCACTGGGAGTCAGAAGACATGAGTTCTTGATTCAGTCATGACACTGGCTTCTTTGCCAGTGCTAGTGATGTCTTAAGCCTGACGGTGATAAGAGGTTCTGAAATTATGGGACAGAAGTTGACATGTTTCCAAATGAGTTTTATCATAAAGATCTGGAAAGCTGTTGAGAATGAAAGTATTCCTGTCCTATTGCATCATGATCCAATAGAGTGAACAGCTGGCCTTTATCTCTGAAGATTTCTTTTATTGGTGGAGCTTTAAGGTCAAATTTGTATTTCATGCCATAGTAAGTCAAGGATGACTCAGTGGCATTAGGCCATTGGAAAACCAGCACCGTTCCCAAAACTGTgaatgtttgtatgtgtgtgcatgcaaaaATTACGCAAAACCCTGAAGTGGGTACCCACGTGTGCGGAAAGACAAATGTGTCCTTCTGACGACTGACTGAcaatgtcctttttcttttaatgattaaGGAAATCAAAAAAGTTGGCAAGGATCTTGGGATTACTCCTACCATTATTCGAGATGAGGAGCTGAAAGAGAGAGGCTTTGGAGGTATATCTTGttgaaaattcagcttttttcctaGCAGTTAATTGGAGTGTTTTGCCATCTCcattgaaatgttttatttccatatttttgaaACAGTGTTATTGCCCATAGCATTCCACGATGTTTTACTGAAAATAGCCACAGATTGCTCCCCACAGTCTTTCTTCCACACAAGTGGCTTAATTCTCTGTTTTCCAGGTATCTACGGAGTTGGCAAGGCAGCTCTGCATCCTCCAGCCCTAGCAGTTCTCAGTCACACTCCAGATGGTGCTACACAGACCATTGCATGGGTGGGCAAAGGTATTGTGTATGACACTGGAGGACTCAGCATTAAGGGAAAGGTACATAAACACTTGttcttctgctgcctttgcttaCAGTGTTGTTTTCTGATGGAAATAATTCAATTACTGTCTGTAGGAAACCAAAGTATATTTATTTGAGTAAACACTTGATCTACTGCCATATGATACAAACTACCAGGGGAGAAGACCAAATAGGATTTGAGGAACACTTTACAGAGCAGTTAAATAGCTACCTGATATTTTGCCCTTTAAGTATTGCCCATTGCTAGGAGAAAGCTAGAAACAAAGatgtttaatttctgattttggaGACAGATCCAAAACCCATTTAAGTGGGCCTCAGTGCGAATCTTGtaaacaacctttttcttttttcttttctaacaaatTAGCAGCAGAGGTCTAGGATTTTCCAGTTCTAAGGCAAGATCCACCAATAAGCAGATGCATGTGTTCCGTGTTTCTGTTACGGCTGAGCACTGTCAAGACCAGAGTTGCAGAAGCATCAGAAATACTAGTTTTAGCAGCATTACTGTGAagttctcttttaaagaaaaaaaatgctgtgattctgtttaaACAGACTACTATGCCTGGAATGAAACGAGACTGTGGTGGAGCAGCTGCTATTTTGGGTGCCTTCAAAGCCACTGTAAAGCAAGTAAGTAAAATGTGTTAATTGATATCATATAGCCCAGTATTGCCAAGGAGCAATCTGGCTTTTGGATGTATTCCCCGATACAGGGGCCAGTCTAATCCTGAAGTTCTGACCTGCCACTGTTAGTGATCGTGAGgcactctgctttttctgctatttcaggaaaatatttcaaatctttaCTAGGATCTTGAGAATTGTGATAAATTCCTTgagtactaatttttttttaggagtCTTTCTTGAATTTCAGGGTTTGTTCTGCGGACTGAGTGGTTTCTAGTTCCTTGAATCAGATTTATACTTGAGTTATCCAGTGCTGATTTTGTTTAAGCTGTGGGATCTGGGGCAGCTGTCGTCCCCTTAGCAAAGAAGGGGATGAGTGACTCTGGGATATGAAGTCTGTGCATATTCCAAATCCTATGCCAGTTCTAATATTAACCTACTGGGGAAGTGGCAGCTCTAGTCTCATCAGGAGCTGCTTGCTGGTTTGCTCCTGTGGTCAGAAAGTAGTAGGGGAGCTGAGAGGAAGCCAGGTATTGAAAtatgaagaatttaaaaaatgcatattgcGCTTTAACAATATGAACTGGGGAAAAGAAGTGGCTGCTGCCAATAAAACTCTACCCTCTCCACAAATCCAGTGACTGAGTCTTGCTGACAGAGCAGCTATTGCCTCCAAGGAGTATCCAAAGTTCAAAGAACATTTACTGCTGCAGATTAACGCATAGATCCGATGGAAGTTTTGTCCAGGGGATGATGAGTGCCAAATTCCCATTTCTCGACAGTTTAGCCCTGTGCCTTGGCCCTAGCAGCATGTTTGATGTGGAAA
Proteins encoded in this region:
- the NPEPL1 gene encoding putative aminopeptidase NPEPL1 isoform X1, yielding MANVQLEFQASAGEADPQSRPLLVLGQLHNLHRLPWAQLRGKLQPRVTEEIWQSALSTLNPNPTDSCPLYLNYATVAALPSRVSRHNSPSAAQFITRLVRNCLPGGVNRCIVMVCERSEVFASACALARAFPLFTHRSSASRRTEKKTVTVEFFLVGQNNGPIEVATLKCLASAAEGVRLAARIVDTPCNEMNTDNFLEEIKKVGKDLGITPTIIRDEELKERGFGGIYGVGKAALHPPALAVLSHTPDGATQTIAWVGKGIVYDTGGLSIKGKTTMPGMKRDCGGAAAILGAFKATVKQGFKDNLHAVFCLAENAVGPRATRPDDIHVLYSGKTVEINNTDAEGRLILADGVAYACKDLGADIILDMATLTGAQGVATGKYHAAVLTNNEEWEKACVKAGRNCGDLVHPLVYCPELHFSEFTSAVADMKNSVADRDNTPSSCAGLFIASHIGFDWPGVWVHIDIAAPVHAGERATGYGVALLLSLFGGASEDPLLNMVSPLGCNGDSPTEDMERDSKRRRLV
- the NPEPL1 gene encoding putative aminopeptidase NPEPL1 isoform X2, with protein sequence MAALPPPLPRLPRWDIWQSALSTLNPNPTDSCPLYLNYATVAALPSRVSRHNSPSAAQFITRLVRNCLPGGVNRCIVMVCERSEVFASACALARAFPLFTHRSSASRRTEKKTVTVEFFLVGQNNGPIEVATLKCLASAAEGVRLAARIVDTPCNEMNTDNFLEEIKKVGKDLGITPTIIRDEELKERGFGGIYGVGKAALHPPALAVLSHTPDGATQTIAWVGKGIVYDTGGLSIKGKTTMPGMKRDCGGAAAILGAFKATVKQGFKDNLHAVFCLAENAVGPRATRPDDIHVLYSGKTVEINNTDAEGRLILADGVAYACKDLGADIILDMATLTGAQGVATGKYHAAVLTNNEEWEKACVKAGRNCGDLVHPLVYCPELHFSEFTSAVADMKNSVADRDNTPSSCAGLFIASHIGFDWPGVWVHIDIAAPVHAGERATGYGVALLLSLFGGASEDPLLNMVSPLGCNGDSPTEDMERDSKRRRLV